In a single window of the Neospora caninum Liverpool complete genome, chromosome VIIa genome:
- a CDS encoding Phosphatidylserine decarboxylase, related, which translates to MNINITPALRDPIYRTLAKVGGIDTEEIRYPLRSYKCIGHLFARTLKDREREIEDIGTQSLVSLPIAQKAPKRCV; encoded by the coding sequence ATGAACATTAATATCACGCCGGCTTTGAGGGATCCCATTTACCGCACTCTGGCGAAAGTCGGCGGCATTGATACAGAGGAAATCCGCTACCCCTTGCGCAGCTACAAATGCATTGGGCACCTCTTTGCGCGCACCCtcaaggacagagaaagagagatcgAGGACATCGGCACTCAGTCGCTCGTAAGTCTTCCAATAGCGCAGAAGGCACCAAAACGTTGTGTTTGA
- a CDS encoding putative glyoxalase gives MTASWAERTPCLVRFASVRLRAKKTPQLAEDFYVRRMGMSILQPAVPQSICGAEGGALNRCRSGSLPRSAGLSRSGSSLGGSVCARSRDADETGLETVELKIPEAPKRDAGEKLERASACLEEEGRTPRLSPQESFRCGSSLKHAGSGRIGEEEERQWLFKKKRCACTVGYNYDRDVLLAGPPREETGDKEDDSHLACTFKSLHHEFLLEITSPDAAIPDNEIVPYEHKPSHTFSRIAFSAADVNAAQVALSSQMIRVGNAAQFTDVNFAVTFLDPENFRGRIIQHLSEYTFARKDGLSRSFHRRTLSNLGLEEVPPLGSRGMLHHVELRVQNIEASLKFYQQGLQLRLISKQAVPSFGLTFCFLTSDPNAIPPSQFDLDSHGNRAWLWDQKFSSICLKTSADASADVAPYVDLSPTECGFLGLTFLCKKVNEADLEQSLAAVGAKLEKTRDTVYDCLVYETRDPENIPIRILVCPDDLWTA, from the exons ATGACGGCCAGCTGGGCAGAGCGCACGCCGTGCCTGgtgcgcttcgcctccgtgcGGCTccgggcgaagaagacgccgcaaCTCGCCGAGGACTTCTACGTGCGGCGCATGGGCATGTCGATCCTGCAGCCGGCAGTCCCGCAGAGCATCTGTGGCGCCGAAGGCGGTGCTCTGAACCGCTGCCGCTCCGGGTCTTTGCCGCGCAGCGCGGGGCTGAGTCGCAGCGGCTCCTCACTGGGCGGGAGTGTGTGCGCGCGGTCCAGAGACGCGGACGAGACAGGCCTAGAGACGGTCGAGCTCAAAATCCCCGAAGCGCCGAAGCGtgacgcgggagagaagctggagcGCGCGTCCGCGTGCctcgaagaggaaggccgaacccctcggctgtctccgcaggagAGCTTCCGCTGCGGCTCGTCGCTCAAGCACGCCGGCAGCGGCAGAAtcggcgaggaggaggagcgtCAATGGCTCTTCAAGAAAAAgcggtgtgcatgcaccgtcGGCTACAACTACGACCGAGACGTCCTGCTGGCTGGGCCCCCGCGCGAGGAAAccggagacaaggaagacgaca GTCACCTCGCTTGCACATTCAAGAGTCTGCATCACGAGTTCCTTCTCGAGATCACCTCGCCGGATGCGGCCATTCCCGACAACGAAATTGTTCCCTACGAACACAAACCCTCTCACACCTTCTCCCGgatcgccttctccgccgcg GATGTGAACGCCGCGCAAGTCGCGCTTTCGTCGCAGATGATCCGCGTCGGGAACGCGGCGCAATTCACCGACGTGAATTTCGCAGTAACCTTTCTGGATCCAGAGAACTTCCGAGGCCGCATCATCCAGCACTTGTCTGAGTACACCTTTGCGCGCAAAGATGGACTGAGCCGATCCTTTCATCGTCGGACTCTCAGCAACCTCGGCCTGGAAGAAGTCCCACCTCTCGGGTCCCGGGGCATGCTCCACCACGTTGAGTTGCGCGTGCAGAACATCGAAGCCAGTCTCAAATTCTATCAGCAG GGTCTGCAACTGCGTTTGATCTCCAAACAAGCGGTACCCTCGTTCGGGCTCACCTTTTGTTTCCTCACCTCGGACCCCAACGCGATTCCGCCGTCGCAGTTTGACCTGGACTCCCACGGTAATCGTGCGTGGCTGTGGGATCAGAAATTCTCGTCCATCTGCCTGAAG ACCTCGGCGGACGCGAGCGCTGACGTGGCGCCGTACGTCGACCTCTCGCCGACCGAGTGCGGCTTCCTGGGCTTGACATTCCTCTGCAAGAAAGTGAACGAGGCCGACTTGGAGCAGTCCCTCGCGGCAGTTGGAgcgaagctggagaaaaCCCGAGACACAGTCTACGACTGCCTCGTATACGAAACGCGTGACCCTGAGAACATTCCCATCCGCATTCTCGTCTGCCCCGACGACTTGTGGACTGCGTGA